The window CCCGCCCGCCCGACGGCGAGAGCAGGCTCGCGCCGACCGCCCCGACGACGCCGAGGAGCAGCGCGTGCATCACGAGCCCGAGCACCGGCAGCGTCCGGCCGGCCTCGCGGATGATCGCCTGCGGCGCGCCGAGCGTCGCGAACTGGACGACGACCACCGAGAGCGCGATCAGTACGCTGTAGCGCCCGTACACGGCGACCGGCAGGAGCGCCGGGAGCGCGAGACTCCACCCCGCGCGCGCCGCGGTGCGCACGCCGATCGCCGCCATGTACTGCCCCGTGCCCGACGCCGCCCGCTCCCGCAGCCGCGCCACGAGCGGCGCGAGGCGCCGCGCCCCCGCGCCTCCCCGCGCCGCGCCGACCGCGACGGGTAGACCGACCGCGGGCGTGGAGATGGCGATCGTCGACGCAGCCGCGGCGGCCGCTGGTGCGCCCGGGATCATGCGGCGTGACTCCGCGCGGCGCGCAGCGCCGCCGCGCCCACCGTGCGCGCCGCGCCGGCACGGCGCGCGTCGCGCCCGTGGCGGCGGAGCCCGGCCCACGCGCCCGCCGCGACGTCCCACGCCAGCCCGGGCTCGCGTTTCCGAATCCCGTACACGGTCGCCGCGACGAGGTTGAGGGCCGTGCGGGCGACGTACCGCGCGCGCCAGAACGCTCGGTCGCCGATCGCGCGCCGGACGAAGGCGACCCGCCGCTCCTCCTCGGCGCGCACGAGATCGGCGACCACGGGCCGGTTCGTCGCGCTGGGGTAGTGACGCACCGCGAGCCGCTGGGTCGAGACCAGGCGCCACCCGGCCGCGCGCAGCCGCACGCAGACGTCCACGTCGTCATAGCCGTAGTTGCCGTACGTCGCGACGAACGGCCCGTCCCCCGCCGGCGCCGACTCGATGCCGCCCTCGACCGCGAGCGCATCGAGCGCGGCGCGGCGGAACGCCATGTTGCACCCGCTCAGCCAGTCCGCGGGCTGGTCCTCGTCCGGGTGCCCGGAGTAGGGCATCGTGTGATAGCCGCCCCAGTCGACCCGGTACCGGCGCGAGGCCATGCCGAGCAGCGGGCGCAGGACGCGGACGCCGGGCGCGTCGCACCCGGGGTGCCACACGTAGCCCCCGACGCCGCCGAGGTTCGGCGCGTCGAAGTAGGGCAGCAGCGTCGCGACCCAGTCCGGCGCGAGCCGGACGTCGTCGTCGAGGAACGCGACCACGCGGCCCCGCGCGTGCCGCAGCGCCTCGTTGCGCGCGCCGTGGACGCCGAGCCCCTCCGCGTGCTCCACGATCCGGAGTTCCGTCGGGCCGCGCGCCCCCGGGTCCGCCCCCCCGCGCGCCGCGGCGAACGCCTGTGTTAGGCGATCCGCCTCGCCGGCGGGGTACGCCTGGAGGACGCAGACGACCTCGACGCGCGCGGCGGCGTGCTGCGCGGCGACGTCGCCGAGCGTGGCGTAGAGGTCGTCCGGCCGGCGGTACGAAATCAGCAGGATCGACAGATCGGGGGGGGCGCCCGCACGCGCGGGCGCCCCCAGATCGTCGGGCCGCATCGAATCGTTAGACACGTTCGGACGGTCCGTTCAGTGCGCGCCGTGCTGCGCGAGCACGGCCGGGATCGTGCGCGCGAGGATCGTCAGGTCGAGGCCGACGCACCAGCGGTCCACGTACTCGAGTTCGACGTGCGTGCGCTGCGGGTACGCCATCGCGCTCCTCCCGCTCACCTGCCAGAGCCCCGTCACGCCCGGCTTGAGCGCCAGCAGCCGCAGGCCGTGCTCCTCGTAGTGCCCGATCTCCGCCGGCACGATCGGGCGCGGGCCGACGAGCGACATCTGCCCGCGGACGACGTTCCACAGCTGCGGCAGCTCGTCGAGGCTCGTCCGCCGCAGGAACCGGCCGAGCGGCGTGATCCGCGGGTCCTCGTCCTGCGGGAGCTTGTAGTCGGCCCGCACGTACGCGGCGTGGAGCTCCGGATCGCGGTGCAGGCGCGCTTCGGCGTCGCGGTACATCGACCGGAACTTGTAGCAGCGGAACCGGCGCCCGTGCCGCCCGAGGCGCGGCTGCGCGAACACCGCGGGCCCGTCGCTCGTGAGGCGCACGGCGGCCGCGAGCACGGCGAGTAGCGGCGCCGTGAGGACGAGGAGCGGGAGCGCGATGGCGAGGTCGAGCGCGCGCTTGAAGGCGAGCTGCGACGCGCGCAGGCCCACCGGGCGCAGCGCGATGAACGCCGTCCCGTGCCGCCAGCGCACCTCGGGGCGCGCCCCGCTGCTCTCGTACGCGCGCGAGGGCGCCAGCACCTCGCAGCCGAGCATCGTGGCCGCGCCCAGCACGCTCGAGAGCTCCGCGTCCGACACTCCGCCCACCAGCAGCACGGTGTCGGCGTGGCTCGCGTTGACGATCGACGTGAGCACCTCGGCGATCCCGTCCGGACCTTCGATCGGCGTCGTGTCGGTGTGGAGCGCGCCGACGTACGTCAGCGCCTGCTCGCGAGCCCAGCTCGTGTCCGCCTGACGCGCGGCGCAGGCGCCGGCCGGTCCGACGAGGAGCACGCGCCCGGTCGGCAGCTGCAGGGCCCCGCGCTCGACCAGCGCGCGGTGGACGCGGTCGGCCGCCGCCCGCCCGGCCCACAGAGCGCCGGCGAGCGCGGCGGCGAGCCACAACGCGTCGAGCGCCGCGGTCACCGGCGTCACCCAGAGCGCCGGCCACACGAGCACGCCCGACGCGACGAGCGCCGCGACCAGCAGGCCGCGGACGTTCCGCCGCCAGTTGCCGCCGTCGTAGCACTGGCCGGCGATCAGCGCGATCATCGTCGCCGCCGCGAGAGGCGCCCACGCCCGCGCCGCGTGCACGCCGAACGACGCGGCGCCGGCGTGCACGGCCGCGACCGCGGCGACGTCGCACGCGACGAGCGCGCCCACCCGGCGCGCGACGCGGAGGGCGTGCGCGCGCACGTTCCAGGCGGCGATCACGCCGCCGGCCACGCCGGTCACCGGCGCGTCGATGTGCACCGGGTACGCGTCGGCGACGTGGCGGTCGCTGGGCGCGGCGTGGCGGACGGGCGCCGCGGCGCGGGGACGCGCGGCGCGGGGGCGCCTAACGTGGGCGCGTTGCGGGGAGAGCGGCGGGGAAAACGTCGGGGCGGTCATGGCGGACGGAAGGGAGATCCCGGCGCGGGCCGGGGACCGGGCAGGTGAGGGGCGTGGCGCGGGGCCGGCGGCGGGGCCGTCCGGGTTAGCCGGCGAGGGAGTCGGCAAGCGGGACCGGCGCGGCGCCCGCGGAGCGCCGGGGCGAGGCGCGACGCGCGTGCGGGCGGGCGGCGAACGCGCCGGCGCACCACGCGGCGGCCGAATCCAGGCCCGCGAGCACGCGCGGCTCGGCGGCGCGGGCGACGGCGAACGCGACGCCGACCATGCCGACCACCAGCGGGACGAACACCACCGCCGGCGCGACACGCCCGCGCGTGGCGTTCAGCACCATGTACCCGAGGTGCTGGTGCACGAGGTAGAGCGGGTACGTGACCGCGCCTAACGCGGGCCAGAGCCGCGACGGGCGCACGTCCCACCCGCGCACGGTCGCGAGCCCGAAGCCGAGGTGCGTGAGGCAGAGCACCCCCGCGACGACCGCGGGCGCGAACTCCGCGTGGTAGTGGGCGGACTGCGCCGCCGCGTCCCGCAGGGCGTACGCGACCGAAAGGGGCACCGCGACCGCCAGCGCCGCCCAGTCCCGCCAGCCCGCGCGGCCGCGCGCGACGGCCGCGTAGCTCACGCCGGCCGCGAACAGCGGGGCGTACTGCAGCCAGAGCGCGCCGTGCCGGTACGGGATCGGGCGCAGGTAGTCGGCCGCGGCGAGCGCCATCCAGAGCGCCGTCGCGGCGGGGAGCGTGCGCGCGATGGCCCGCGGCCGCCACCACAACAGCAGGGCGACCATCGCGTAGAACCGGAGCTCGACCTGCAGCGACCAGTACGCGCCGTCGACGAGCCCCGCGGCGACCGAGCCGACCGCGATGCGCGCCATGCTCAGGTTCCCGAGCAGCTCCGGGACCGTGACGGCGAACGCGGGCTGGCCCGACACCCACGCGCCGGCCGCGGTCAGGAGGCAGCACACCCACAGCGCCGGCACGAGCCGGCGCGCGCGCGCCCACGCGAACGCCCCCGCCGTCCGCCCCTCGGCGCTCTGCGCGATGACGTAGCCGCTGACGACGAAGAACGCGTTGACGCCGAGGTAGCCGTAGCGGGCGAACGCGCCTAACGTGTCGAAGCGGACGGCCGACAGCCCGTCGGCCGCGTACCCGCGGAAGCCGTAGTGGAAGACGACGACGGCGAGCGCGACCGCGAACCGCACCAGGTCGAGCGCGTGGAACCGCGCGGCGCGCGGCGTCGCGGCGCCGCCCGCCACGGCGGCGCCCGTCACGCGAACGCCTCCCCGCGCCGGTCGCGCGGCGCGGCGAACTCGCCGCGCACGAACAGCCACGCGCCGACCGCGCACAGCGCCAGCGCGCTCGCCAGGAACCCCTTGATCGCGAGGTGGCGCGGCGTGGGCACGAGCGTCGCCGGGACGCCGTCGACGACGGCCAGTGCCGGCGTGTCCTCGAGCTCGTGCGCGATCGCCTGCTCGCGGTCCTGCAACGCCTGCGTGTTCACGACGTTCGCGTTCGCCACGTCCCGCTCGATGCGCGTCCGCTCGATCGTCGCGTCGGCGTACGCGGCGTACGCGCGGTGGCCGGCGATGAAGTCGGCGAGCCGCTCCTCCGCGCGCCGCAGCTGCCGCGCGGCGCTGTCGACCCGCTCGGCCGTCGCGAGGCGCTGCTGCGCCGCCTGTGCGCGGCTCACGAGGCGGTACTGCGACTCCGCAGCCGCCGTCACGGCGAGGGCCGTGCGGCGCGCGACCGCGCTGTCGCGCAGCGTCACCGTGAGCGTGACGATCCCGGTGTTCTTGTCGACGTCGTTGGTCACGACCTCGCGCATCGCGGGCTCGATCTCCCCCGGCGCGATCCGCGCGCGCGGGCGGCGGGCGACGACCTCGATCACCTTCTCCGCGCGCCCGGGCGTCGCGGGCAGCTCCGCGACGCCGAGCATCACGCCCCGCATGCCGAGCAGCGCGGCGACGAAGCGCGGCGTGGCCTGTAGGCCGCCAGTCTGCCCGGCGGCGAGCAGGGCCGAGATCCCCCCCGAGAGCGCCGCGGTCTTGGGGTTCGGCACGGCCGCGAGGGCGATCGACGCGCTGTACTCGCGCGGCTGCAGCACCGTCGCGCCGACGGCGGCCCAGGCGAGCCCGAGCGCGACCGCGACGGCGCGCCAGTGCCGCCGCCACGGCTGCACGAGCGCCGAGAGCGAGACCTCGGCGCCGTCGCCGACCGGCACGGCGTGGCGGGCCGGCACGCCGCCGACGGCGATCGATCCCATCGGCGTCGGCCGGAGTGCGACGCTCACGCGGCCTCCCGGCGCCCGCGGGCGACCGGCGCGGCCGGCTCCGTCGTCCGCCGCACGGGCGCGCCCGCGGCGGCCCCGGCATCGACCACGTCGTACTCGAGCGCGTCGTAGACGGCGGCCGTCCGCCGGAGCATGTCGTCGAGCGCGAAGCGGGCGGCGTGCGCCCGCGCGCGCGCCTGCATCGCCGCCCGGGCGTCGGGTGCGTTGCAGAGCGCGACGACCCGCGCGGCGAGCGCCGACACGACCTGCGTCGCGCCCCACGGCACGTTAGGCGGTGACGCAACGAGGTACCCGGTCCGGCCGTCGACGACGCACGAGGCCACGCCCCCGACGTCGGTCGTCACGACGATCGCGCCCGCGTTGAGCGCCTCGAGCACCGTGTACGGCGCCGACTCGTACCGGCTCGTCATGAGGAAGACGTCGAACGCGGGGATCACGTCGGCGCCGAGCGCGGCGGGCAGCCACGTCACCGCGTCCTCGAGCCCGAGGCCCGCGATCATCGCGCGCACCGTCGCCGCGTCGGGCCCGTCGCCGGCGAGCACGCAGCGGACCCGCCCGCCGCCGGGCGCCTCGCCGCGCGCGCCGGCGCGCCCGAGCTGGCGTTCGGCCGCGCGCTGCGCCGTGACGGCGTGGAACACGGCCAGCGCGAGGTCGGGCGCCTTCTGCGCCGCGAGCCGCCCGAGGTACCCGACGACCACGTCGCCCGGCGCGACGCCGAGCGCGGCGCGCGCGTCCGCCCGCCGGCGCGCGGCCTCCTCCGCCGACCAGAGCGCGATCCCGTTCTCGACGAGCGCGATGCGCGCGGAGGGAATGCCTAACGCCAGGCCATGCTCGACCTCGGGGGCCGAGACGGCGATCGTGCGGTCGGTGAGCCGCGCCAGCCCGGACTCGACCGCGGCGTAGACCCGCCGCGCGGGCGCGCCGAGCGCCGGCGACATCGTGTAGTACGCGTGCGGCGTGTAGACGACGCGCCGCGCGCACCCGGCGCGCGCGAGCCGCGCGAGCGCGCCGCCCTTCGACGAGTGCCCGTGCAGCACGTCGACGCGGCGCCCGCCGGCGAACCGGCGGATCGCCCGGCGGAGCTGCCAGACGCCGACCACGTCGCGAGGGCCGGGCGCCCGCCCCACGTCGACCGTCGCGACGGCGTAGCCGTACGCCGCGTGCCGGGCGACGCGCTCGCGGAAGCCGTGCCCCTCGCGCCCCGGGGCGTAGACGAGCAGCACGTCCCAGCCGAGCGCGGGCAGCCCCTCGGCGAGGTCGAGCACGTGCTTGCCCGCGCCGCCGCTGGCGGCCTCGCAGACGAGCGCGACCGAGCGCCGCGGCGCGTCGGACGCCGCCGGACGCGGCGC is drawn from Gemmatimonadetes bacterium T265 and contains these coding sequences:
- a CDS encoding glycosyl transferase gives rise to the protein MLSDPVGAPPALRPTPVTPLPLAPRAAAPRPAASDAPRRSVALVCEAASGGAGKHVLDLAEGLPALGWDVLLVYAPGREGHGFRERVARHAAYGYAVATVDVGRAPGPRDVVGVWQLRRAIRRFAGGRRVDVLHGHSSKGGALARLARAGCARRVVYTPHAYYTMSPALGAPARRVYAAVESGLARLTDRTIAVSAPEVEHGLALGIPSARIALVENGIALWSAEEAARRRADARAALGVAPGDVVVGYLGRLAAQKAPDLALAVFHAVTAQRAAERQLGRAGARGEAPGGGRVRCVLAGDGPDAATVRAMIAGLGLEDAVTWLPAALGADVIPAFDVFLMTSRYESAPYTVLEALNAGAIVVTTDVGGVASCVVDGRTGYLVASPPNVPWGATQVVSALAARVVALCNAPDARAAMQARARAHAARFALDDMLRRTAAVYDALEYDVVDAGAAAGAPVRRTTEPAAPVARGRREAA